From a region of the Rouxiella sp. S1S-2 genome:
- a CDS encoding cytochrome b yields the protein MQTTQLQPSRKRYDHLTILLHWLTALCVIFLFASAHIWEVLERGTPLRKGLQSVHISVGILLAVVIIWRLVWRMTHRTKLDEIPMPRTLSLVSKLTHWALYGLLLTQITLGFLFRWAQGEPFYFFSIFPIPDVFGIDSSLRRTFGMLHNNVAWALVILAGLHALAALFHHYVLRDGVLRRMLSTTDRTAP from the coding sequence ATGCAAACCACACAGCTTCAACCTTCGCGAAAGCGATACGATCACCTGACTATATTGCTGCATTGGCTCACCGCCCTGTGCGTGATCTTTCTGTTTGCCAGTGCCCATATTTGGGAGGTGCTGGAGCGTGGAACGCCGTTAAGAAAAGGGCTACAGTCGGTGCACATCTCCGTGGGCATCCTGTTGGCCGTGGTGATTATCTGGCGTCTTGTCTGGCGCATGACTCACCGAACTAAACTTGATGAAATTCCTATGCCGCGCACGCTATCACTGGTGTCGAAGCTAACGCATTGGGCGCTTTATGGCCTACTGCTGACGCAGATTACCCTTGGATTTTTATTCCGCTGGGCGCAGGGCGAACCTTTCTATTTCTTCTCGATATTTCCTATTCCCGATGTTTTTGGCATCGACTCCTCTTTGCGCCGCACCTTTGGCATGTTGCACAACAACGTCGCCTGGGCGCTGGTTATTCTGGCCGGTTTACACGCGCTGGCCGCATTGTTTCACCACTATGTACTGCGTGACGGTGTTTTAAGGCGGATGTTATCCACTACTGACAGGACGGCACCATGA
- a CDS encoding M48 family metallopeptidase, producing the protein MKLFTVTHLFTVKKLTRPLLLLTLVSGLSGWTLAAHAMGDDSKKTPDCPKGQVYDSKTKACMIEKSSMLSDEDRTQYAYHLAKTGRYQQALNLLDTLKQPNTKEAWNYRGYATRKLGRTDEGIGYYQKSIALDAKYSLVREYLGEAYMIKGRPDLAKAQLATIKSLCGTGCEEYRDLHAAIQGHPES; encoded by the coding sequence ATGAAACTATTTACAGTAACTCATCTTTTCACCGTAAAAAAACTCACCCGACCCCTGCTGTTGCTAACCTTGGTTAGCGGGCTTTCAGGTTGGACATTAGCGGCTCATGCGATGGGCGATGATTCTAAAAAAACGCCGGACTGCCCGAAGGGTCAGGTTTATGACAGTAAAACTAAAGCCTGCATGATTGAAAAAAGCAGCATGCTTTCAGATGAAGACAGAACGCAGTATGCCTATCATCTGGCGAAAACCGGGCGCTATCAGCAGGCATTAAACCTGTTGGACACGCTGAAACAACCTAATACTAAAGAGGCGTGGAATTATCGCGGCTATGCCACGCGAAAATTGGGGCGCACAGATGAGGGTATCGGCTATTATCAGAAATCAATTGCTCTTGACGCCAAGTACAGCCTGGTACGTGAGTATCTTGGTGAAGCCTACATGATCAAGGGCCGACCTGATTTAGCCAAGGCACAGTTGGCGACCATAAAATCGCTGTGCGGCACCGGATGTGAAGAGTACCGGGACTTGCATGCGGCAATACAAGGGCACCCTGAATCCTGA
- a CDS encoding RNA polymerase sigma factor — MRNELSLCLARLWRYAMVLSKKRDVADDLVQATCVRALERGQQVEAGSRVDRWFFSILHSIWINETRAQQVRRGQGFVDIDELDAAPDEFDNQRQANQVMQRVNQLPEAQRNAVFLVYVEGFTYLEAAQTLDVPIGTIMSRLASARQTLAKGAAEPRALSQRGENHDR, encoded by the coding sequence CTGCGTAATGAGCTTAGTCTTTGTCTGGCGCGTTTATGGCGTTACGCCATGGTGTTGTCTAAAAAACGCGACGTGGCGGATGATTTGGTTCAGGCCACCTGCGTTCGCGCACTTGAGCGTGGGCAGCAGGTTGAGGCCGGTTCGCGGGTTGACCGCTGGTTTTTCTCTATTCTGCATTCGATTTGGATCAACGAAACGCGTGCTCAGCAGGTGCGTCGGGGACAGGGTTTCGTTGATATTGATGAACTTGATGCCGCACCTGATGAATTTGACAATCAGCGGCAGGCCAATCAGGTGATGCAGCGTGTCAATCAACTCCCCGAGGCGCAAAGGAATGCGGTGTTTTTAGTTTATGTCGAAGGTTTTACCTATCTGGAGGCGGCGCAAACTCTTGATGTGCCTATTGGAACTATCATGAGTCGGCTGGCAAGCGCCCGACAGACACTGGCAAAAGGCGCCGCCGAGCCGAGGGCTCTGTCTCAACGGGGAGAAAATCATGACCGATAA
- a CDS encoding anti-sigma factor gives MTDNISSSPIADTLLVAYLDNELSAEQQHALERRLQQDPQLASRLAYLHQSQFDFVSAFEPLLEQAPLVELQSTLDKLTEKPLFQQSNNGVSRRSLLAAAVSFLVIGTGVGRYVLAPVPDNQDNNWRSLVAQYMSLYSADTLADIPDSPAQQQVELDRVAKEVGIGLTPQQLQLKGAQLKNARILRYDEYNIAQISWLDEKYGPLALCITRSDRSKNIQQTAEVRRGMNVVYWRREGFNFMLIGHAPASDIQQQGIHLLNTIS, from the coding sequence ATGACCGATAATATTTCATCATCTCCGATTGCCGACACCCTGCTGGTGGCATATCTCGATAATGAACTCAGCGCTGAGCAGCAACATGCGCTCGAAAGGCGTTTGCAGCAGGACCCGCAGTTGGCAAGCAGGTTAGCTTATCTTCATCAAAGCCAGTTTGATTTTGTATCAGCCTTTGAGCCTCTGCTTGAGCAGGCGCCGTTGGTTGAACTGCAGTCTACATTGGATAAACTGACAGAAAAACCCCTGTTTCAGCAAAGTAATAATGGCGTGAGTCGCCGTAGTTTACTGGCGGCGGCGGTGAGCTTTTTGGTTATAGGCACGGGTGTCGGACGTTATGTATTGGCTCCAGTGCCTGACAATCAGGACAATAATTGGCGTAGCCTGGTTGCCCAATACATGTCGCTTTACAGCGCCGATACGCTGGCCGATATTCCTGACTCCCCGGCGCAACAGCAGGTTGAGCTAGACCGCGTAGCCAAAGAAGTCGGGATCGGATTAACGCCACAGCAGCTGCAACTCAAGGGTGCGCAGCTTAAGAACGCGCGCATTCTGCGCTATGACGAATACAACATCGCACAAATCTCCTGGCTGGACGAAAAGTACGGGCCGCTGGCGCTGTGTATAACGCGCAGCGATCGTTCCAAAAATATTCAGCAGACGGCAGAAGTTCGTCGAGGAATGAATGTTGTTTATTGGCGTCGGGAAGGTTTTAATTTCATGCTGATCGGTCATGCTCCGGCGAGTGATATTCAGCAGCAGGGAATACATCTGTTGAATACTATTTCATGA
- a CDS encoding sorbitol dehydrogenase family protein has product MKDNNNSEEKSDLSASGRFRRNLLSRSGSLIAGFALVSGGLTAVPALASTENNDASDFTAFIRLSRLLTGHNSLDIQLGERLYSAMCQQNAQFAGWVKQLSDYVQQNNIPDVETLDEKLKQQPLHEPMMAIVKAWYSGVIEPGYHATVYGYQQALMYQIPRDGMVIPTYAHNGPDYWVANPPPVDRLLTF; this is encoded by the coding sequence ATGAAAGACAATAATAATTCAGAAGAAAAATCTGATCTCAGCGCGAGTGGCCGATTTCGTCGAAATTTACTTTCGCGTTCAGGCTCGTTAATCGCCGGATTTGCCTTGGTTTCCGGTGGATTAACCGCCGTTCCCGCTTTGGCCAGCACGGAAAATAATGACGCCTCAGATTTCACCGCATTTATTCGTTTATCACGGTTACTTACCGGACATAATAGTTTGGATATCCAGCTCGGTGAGCGTTTATATTCCGCCATGTGTCAGCAAAATGCCCAGTTTGCCGGGTGGGTTAAACAGTTGTCTGATTACGTTCAGCAGAACAATATTCCCGACGTTGAAACACTGGACGAAAAATTAAAACAGCAACCTCTGCATGAGCCGATGATGGCGATCGTCAAAGCGTGGTACAGCGGCGTTATTGAACCTGGCTATCACGCCACGGTTTACGGTTATCAACAGGCGTTGATGTACCAGATCCCACGTGACGGCATGGTCATTCCAACCTACGCGCACAATGGACCCGATTATTGGGTGGCAAACCCGCCTCCGGTTGACCGACTGCTGACCTTTTAA
- a CDS encoding cytochrome c: MESTFLPINHSLPRYLPFRRAFYYAGIAASVLLGSTAVQAAESLPLAAPSDHQTGVDLIARGKYLAIASDCAACHTDPDTQKVFAGGYAIHSPMGIIYSSNITPSKQFGIGNYTEEQFSRAVRDGVRGDGSYLYPAMPYPSYAGLTDADIHALYAYFMHEVKPVDEQPQQTALSFPFNLRFSMAGWNLLFLHNKPFKPQEDRDATWNRGKYLVDTVEHCSECHTPRNALMALQGGDALYSGAMLGSWHAPNLTSDPVSGLGSWSDKDLAQYLQTGHVDGKAQAAGPMAEAVTNSLQYLHDDDIKAIITYLRTLPPVRDPSQTKAAAEFGTDSNTDTATRGIHPISKFLSADASGQTLYDAACSSCHQPDGKGTQDGFYPSLVHNTTLGGNSPDNLVSAILFGVQRTVNGKSVLMPAFGPYSDVQALTDKQVATLSNYLLKQYGNPQLSVTEEDVKTIRQGGATPLIAKIAAPASLAGGVIVLIIVVLLVVWRLRRKRR; the protein is encoded by the coding sequence ATGGAGAGCACGTTTTTGCCAATAAATCACTCTTTACCCCGTTATCTGCCGTTCAGGCGCGCCTTCTATTATGCAGGCATCGCGGCGTCGGTTTTACTCGGCAGCACGGCCGTACAGGCAGCAGAAAGTTTGCCGCTGGCAGCGCCCTCCGACCACCAAACTGGCGTTGACCTGATTGCTCGCGGCAAATATTTGGCGATTGCCTCAGACTGTGCCGCCTGTCATACCGATCCTGATACCCAAAAGGTGTTTGCCGGTGGCTATGCTATCCACTCGCCGATGGGGATTATTTACTCCTCCAATATCACGCCATCCAAACAGTTTGGGATTGGCAACTATACCGAAGAGCAGTTTTCCCGCGCAGTGCGTGACGGCGTTCGCGGTGACGGCAGCTATCTCTATCCGGCGATGCCTTATCCGTCCTATGCGGGGCTGACCGACGCAGACATTCATGCGCTTTATGCCTACTTTATGCATGAAGTTAAACCGGTAGACGAACAGCCGCAGCAGACCGCGCTCAGTTTCCCGTTCAACCTGCGTTTCTCAATGGCCGGCTGGAATTTACTGTTTTTGCACAACAAGCCGTTTAAACCGCAGGAAGATAGGGACGCCACCTGGAATCGCGGTAAATATTTGGTTGATACCGTCGAGCACTGCAGCGAATGTCATACGCCGCGTAATGCATTGATGGCGTTGCAGGGCGGTGATGCATTGTACAGCGGCGCAATGTTGGGCAGCTGGCATGCACCCAATCTGACCAGTGATCCGGTGAGTGGCTTGGGCAGTTGGAGCGACAAAGACCTGGCGCAGTATCTGCAAACCGGTCATGTCGACGGCAAAGCACAGGCCGCAGGTCCCATGGCTGAAGCGGTAACCAATAGTCTGCAATATCTGCATGATGATGACATTAAAGCGATTATTACTTATCTGCGTACCTTGCCACCGGTGCGTGACCCGTCGCAAACCAAAGCCGCGGCCGAATTTGGAACCGATTCCAATACTGATACGGCCACCCGAGGCATTCATCCGATTTCGAAATTCCTCTCCGCCGACGCCTCGGGACAGACGCTTTATGACGCCGCGTGTTCGAGCTGTCACCAGCCCGACGGCAAAGGAACGCAGGACGGTTTCTACCCCTCATTAGTGCACAACACCACGCTGGGCGGCAACTCGCCGGACAATCTGGTGTCGGCCATTCTGTTTGGCGTCCAGCGCACAGTGAACGGTAAATCAGTGCTGATGCCCGCATTTGGTCCCTATTCTGACGTGCAGGCGTTGACCGATAAACAGGTTGCGACCCTGAGTAATTACTTGCTCAAGCAGTACGGTAATCCGCAGCTTTCGGTGACAGAAGAGGACGTGAAAACGATTCGTCAAGGCGGAGCGACGCCGCTCATCGCCAAAATTGCTGCACCCGCTTCCCTTGCCGGTGGCGTGATTGTGCTGATTATTGTGGTGCTGTTAGTGGTATGGCGTCTGCGCCGTAAACGCCGTTAA